In Euphorbia lathyris chromosome 9, ddEupLath1.1, whole genome shotgun sequence, the following are encoded in one genomic region:
- the LOC136205669 gene encoding uncharacterized protein isoform X4: protein MDRYFIELMLDQLKKGNGRDKTFSKQAWKHMLCLFNGNFGSQYGKSFLKLRFKKLFKYYCDIKSLLERKGFSWDERQQVVVADDAVWANCIEGCPDAHSYRRKTLLNYQDLSVIYGNKVVNGHRDHLHYNKSFEDCNVQVNHAAEKDIYSSARTNVLRPPWIPEMDRYLIDLLQDQALQGNKIGHDLTIEAWNEIIRLFNEKFMSRYGKEILKKRYEHLRRQFNCINFLLEQNGFSWDENQEMVTAEDYVWDSFIKVHSDARSYRNICVPSYHKLCVIFGEESSNGRYSHMTHNVDMDNKGPVVTFGEAVQCYANGDHSRTDWTPSMDRYFIDLMLKQVSIGDKIGYTFGNQAWIDMTMLFKEKFEVEVDKHNLKSRYRSLGKLFDHMKNLLGERRFSSDEEKQLVRAYSDVWDAYTEENPDVRSYRTERKPNYNDLHLIYGNSSLDEGENQSGPAANLNKSHYHRVVWNLQMDRFFIDLMLEHVRQGSIVKLRFTKQAWSDIMAKFSSEFGSQHDKDVLKSRFMNLRKLFNYMKNLLDRKGFAWDEVRQMIIASNDLWNSYLKEYPDAVLYRNRALPNYNDLFLIFGYTNNNGRLDYSSRSVAVDGYFMGLDVADEDMLSLANYDPLQINWTKAMEVYFIQLLLEQVLRGNKIGQTLNEQAWSWVIVSFSEKFGLLCDKDVAENWYLSLMEEYNNITDLLNQNGFAWDEIEQTVVANDKDWKFYLKEHPGAIKYKDRVLNSYSDLCMIYGNESPVGSSSYSGTEMEIHSNIADMGLESDDMFEDATNPTGEFETLNHRRKRKLINSSSSVGSRKVQRQKMENPEAVGLKPNMGSVKVKECMSIEVIVDALQAIPGMDDELFLEACKLLEKEKNAKVFVAMDVNQRRKWLFKKLYR, encoded by the exons ATGGATCGATATTTTATTGAGCTTATGTTGGACCAACTGAAAAAGGGCAATGGAAGAGATAAGACATTCAGCAAGCAAGCATGGAAACACATGCTTTGTTTGTTTAATGGAAACTTTGGTTCTCAATATGGAAAAAGTTTTTTGAAGCTAAGGTTTAAGAAATTGTTTAAGTACTATTGTGATATAAAAAGCCTACTAGAAAGAAAAGGATTTTCTTGGGATGAAAGACAGCAGGTGGTAGTGGCTGATGATGCTGTTTGGGCGAATTGTATTGAG GGATGCCCAGATGCACATTCTTACCGGAGAAAGACCTTATTGAACTATCAGGACTTGAGCGTGATTTATGGAAATAAAGTAGTCAATGGTCATCGAGATCACTTGCATTATAATAAGAGCTTTGAAGATTGCAATGTACAAGTTAATCATG CTGCTGAAAAGGACATTTATTCCTCTGCTCGAACAAATGTTCTTCGACCTCCCTGGATACCAGAAATGGATCGTTATCTGATTGATCTGCTGCAAGACCAGGCACTCCAAGGGAATAAGATTGGACATGATTTGACAATAGAGGCTTGGAATGAAATAATCAGGTTGTTCAATGAAAAATTTATGTCACGTTATGGAAAAGAAATTCtgaagaagcggtatgaacaTTTGAGGAGGCAATTTAATTGCATAAACTTTCTTCTTGAGCAGAATGGTTTCTCTTGGGATGAAAATCAGGAGATGGTAACTGCTGAAGATTATGTTTGGGATTCCTTTATTAAG GTGCATTCTGATGCTCGATCATATAGAAATATATGTGTGCCAAGCTATCACAAGCTATGTGTTATATTTGGTGAAGAAAGTTCCAATGGAAGATACAGCCATATGACTCATAATGTAGATATGGACAATAAAGGCCCAGTTGTTACGTTTG GAGAGGCTGTCCAGTGTTATGCAAATGGTGATCATTCGAGAACAGACTGGACACCTTCAATGGACCGATATTTTATTGACCTTATGTTAAAGCAAGTGAGCATAGGGGATAAGATTGGTTACACTTTTGGTAATCAAGCTTGGATAGATATGACCATGCTGTTCAAGGAAAAATTTGAAGTAGAAGTTGACAAACATAATTTAAAGAGTCGTTACAGAAGTTTAGGAAAATTGTTCGATCATATGAAGAATCTACTTGGCGAGAGAAGATTTTCTTCGGATGAAGAGAAGCAGCTAGTCAGAGCATATAGTGATGTTTGGGATGCCTATACAGAg GAAAATCCAGATGTCAGATCCTACAGAACTGAACGCAAGCCAAATTACAATGACTTGCACTTGATTTATGGAAATTCGAGTTTGGATGAAGGGGAAAATCAATCGGGTCCAG CGGCTAATCTTAACAAAAGCCATTACCACAGAGTTGTTTGGAATCTGCAAATGGACCGGTTTTTCATTGATCTGATGCTTGAACATGTTCGTCAGGGAAGTATAGTTAAGCTAAGATTTACTAAGCAAGCATGGAGTGACATAATGGCAAAGTTCAGTTCTGAATTTGGATCTCAGCATGACAAAGATGTCTTAAAGAGTCGTTTTATGAATTTGAGGAAGCTCTTCAATTATATGAAAAACTTACTTGATCGAAAAGGTTTTGCCTGGGATGAAGTGAGACAGATGATAATTGCCAGTAATGATCTCTGGAATTCCTATCTGAAG GAATACCCAGATGCCGTGTTATATCGCAATAGAGCTCTCCCAAATTATAATGATTTATTCTTGATATTTGGATATACAAACAATAATGGAAGACTGGATTATTCTAGTCGATCAGTGGCTGTTGACGGCTATTTCATGGGACTAGATGTTG CAGATGAGGACATGCTATCCCTGGCTAATTATGATCCTCTACAGATAAACTGGACAAAAGCAATGGAAGTTTATTTCATTCAACTCCTGTTAGAGCAGGTGCTTAGAGGGAATAAGATTGGTCAGACATTGAATGAGCAAGCATGGTCCTGGGTAATTGTCTCATTCAGTGAAAAGTTTGGCCTTCTATGTGACAAAGATGTTGCCGAAAACTGGTATCTAAGCTTGATGGAAGAGTACAAcaacatcacagatcttctcaATCAGAATGGTTTTGCTTGGGATGAGATTGAACAAACAGTGGTAGCCAATGATAAGGAttggaaattttatttgaaG GAACATCCTGGTGCAATCAAGTATAAAGATAGAGTCTTGAATAGTTACAGTGATCTTTGCATGATTTACGGTAACGAATCACCTGTCGGAAGCTCAAGTTATTCAGGTACAGAAATGGAGATTCACAGCAATATTGCAGACATGGGGCTTGAATCTGATGACATGTTTGAGGATGCAACGAATCCAACCGGAGAATTTGAAACGTTGAATCATCGAAGAAAACGGAAACTTATAAATTCATCAAGCTCAGTAGGCTCAAGGAAAGTTCAAAGACAGAAGATGGAGAATCCAGAAGCGGTTGGGTTGAAGCCAAACATGGGAAGTGTGAAGGTAAAAGAATGCATGTCAATTGAAGTCATTGTTGATGCACTTCAAGCTATACCGGGAATGGACGACGAGCTCTTTTTAGAAGCCTGTAAACTTCTGGAAAAGGAGAAGAATGCTAAAGTGTTTGTGGCAATGGATGTAAACCAGCGCAGGAAATGGTTATTTAAAAAGCTCTATAGATAG
- the LOC136205669 gene encoding uncharacterized protein isoform X2 has product MGSQVHPGGDRTRTNWTPIMERCFIDLMLVQMHRGNRMGHTFNKQAWTDMLTLFNAKFGTKYDRDILKSHYTNLWKQYNDVKNLLEQNGFSWDDARKMVIADDAIWDAFIKAHPDAQCYKRKSLMNFNDLCLIYAYTAADGRYSRSSHDVDLDDDIQGLNIGSLVPPKTEREKTDWTQEMDRYFIELMLDQLKKGNGRDKTFSKQAWKHMLCLFNGNFGSQYGKSFLKLRFKKLFKYYCDIKSLLERKGFSWDERQQVVVADDAVWANCIEGCPDAHSYRRKTLLNYQDLSVIYGNKVVNGHRDHLHYNKSFEDCNVQVNHAAEKDIYSSARTNVLRPPWIPEMDRYLIDLLQDQALQGNKIGHDLTIEAWNEIIRLFNEKFMSRYGKEILKKRYEHLRRQFNCINFLLEQNGFSWDENQEMVTAEDYVWDSFIKVHSDARSYRNICVPSYHKLCVIFGEESSNGRYSHMTHNVDMDNKGPVVTFGEAVQCYANGDHSRTDWTPSMDRYFIDLMLKQVSIGDKIGYTFGNQAWIDMTMLFKEKFEVEVDKHNLKSRYRSLGKLFDHMKNLLGERRFSSDEEKQLVRAYSDVWDAYTEENPDVRSYRTERKPNYNDLHLIYGNSSLDEGENQSGPANLNKSHYHRVVWNLQMDRFFIDLMLEHVRQGSIVKLRFTKQAWSDIMAKFSSEFGSQHDKDVLKSRFMNLRKLFNYMKNLLDRKGFAWDEVRQMIIASNDLWNSYLKEYPDAVLYRNRALPNYNDLFLIFGYTNNNGRLDYSSRSVAVDGYFMGLDVADEDMLSLANYDPLQINWTKAMEVYFIQLLLEQVLRGNKIGQTLNEQAWSWVIVSFSEKFGLLCDKDVAENWYLSLMEEYNNITDLLNQNGFAWDEIEQTVVANDKDWKFYLKEHPGAIKYKDRVLNSYSDLCMIYGNESPVGSSSYSGTEMEIHSNIADMGLESDDMFEDATNPTGEFETLNHRRKRKLINSSSSVGSRKVQRQKMENPEAVGLKPNMGSVKVKECMSIEVIVDALQAIPGMDDELFLEACKLLEKEKNAKVFVAMDVNQRRKWLFKKLYR; this is encoded by the exons ATGGGCAGCCAGGTCCATCCAGGTGGCGATCGAACAAGGACAAATTGGACCCCGATAATGGAACGCTGTTTTATTGATCTCATGTTAGTTCAGATGCATAGGGGCAACAGAATGGGTCATACCTTCAACAAGCAAGCTTGGACAgatatgctgactttgttcaaTGCAAAATTCGGGACTAAATATGACAGAGATATACTGAAAAGTCACTATACAAATTTATGGAAGCAATACAATGATGTGAAGAATCTCCTTGAGCAGAATGGATTTTCTTGGGATGATGCTCGAAAAATGGTGATAGCTGATGATGCTATCTGGGATGCTTTTATCAAG GCTCACCCTGATGCACAGTGCTACAAGAGAAAGTCTTTGATGAACTTCAATGATCTCTGCTTGATATATGCATATACAGCAGCAGATGGACGGTACAGCCGTTCTAGTCATGATGTGGACTTAGATGATGATATACAAGGGCTGAATATTG GTAGCCTTGTCCCACCAAAAACTGAGCGTGAGAAAACAGATTGGACACAAGAAATGGATCGATATTTTATTGAGCTTATGTTGGACCAACTGAAAAAGGGCAATGGAAGAGATAAGACATTCAGCAAGCAAGCATGGAAACACATGCTTTGTTTGTTTAATGGAAACTTTGGTTCTCAATATGGAAAAAGTTTTTTGAAGCTAAGGTTTAAGAAATTGTTTAAGTACTATTGTGATATAAAAAGCCTACTAGAAAGAAAAGGATTTTCTTGGGATGAAAGACAGCAGGTGGTAGTGGCTGATGATGCTGTTTGGGCGAATTGTATTGAG GGATGCCCAGATGCACATTCTTACCGGAGAAAGACCTTATTGAACTATCAGGACTTGAGCGTGATTTATGGAAATAAAGTAGTCAATGGTCATCGAGATCACTTGCATTATAATAAGAGCTTTGAAGATTGCAATGTACAAGTTAATCATG CTGCTGAAAAGGACATTTATTCCTCTGCTCGAACAAATGTTCTTCGACCTCCCTGGATACCAGAAATGGATCGTTATCTGATTGATCTGCTGCAAGACCAGGCACTCCAAGGGAATAAGATTGGACATGATTTGACAATAGAGGCTTGGAATGAAATAATCAGGTTGTTCAATGAAAAATTTATGTCACGTTATGGAAAAGAAATTCtgaagaagcggtatgaacaTTTGAGGAGGCAATTTAATTGCATAAACTTTCTTCTTGAGCAGAATGGTTTCTCTTGGGATGAAAATCAGGAGATGGTAACTGCTGAAGATTATGTTTGGGATTCCTTTATTAAG GTGCATTCTGATGCTCGATCATATAGAAATATATGTGTGCCAAGCTATCACAAGCTATGTGTTATATTTGGTGAAGAAAGTTCCAATGGAAGATACAGCCATATGACTCATAATGTAGATATGGACAATAAAGGCCCAGTTGTTACGTTTG GAGAGGCTGTCCAGTGTTATGCAAATGGTGATCATTCGAGAACAGACTGGACACCTTCAATGGACCGATATTTTATTGACCTTATGTTAAAGCAAGTGAGCATAGGGGATAAGATTGGTTACACTTTTGGTAATCAAGCTTGGATAGATATGACCATGCTGTTCAAGGAAAAATTTGAAGTAGAAGTTGACAAACATAATTTAAAGAGTCGTTACAGAAGTTTAGGAAAATTGTTCGATCATATGAAGAATCTACTTGGCGAGAGAAGATTTTCTTCGGATGAAGAGAAGCAGCTAGTCAGAGCATATAGTGATGTTTGGGATGCCTATACAGAg GAAAATCCAGATGTCAGATCCTACAGAACTGAACGCAAGCCAAATTACAATGACTTGCACTTGATTTATGGAAATTCGAGTTTGGATGAAGGGGAAAATCAATCGGGTCCAG CTAATCTTAACAAAAGCCATTACCACAGAGTTGTTTGGAATCTGCAAATGGACCGGTTTTTCATTGATCTGATGCTTGAACATGTTCGTCAGGGAAGTATAGTTAAGCTAAGATTTACTAAGCAAGCATGGAGTGACATAATGGCAAAGTTCAGTTCTGAATTTGGATCTCAGCATGACAAAGATGTCTTAAAGAGTCGTTTTATGAATTTGAGGAAGCTCTTCAATTATATGAAAAACTTACTTGATCGAAAAGGTTTTGCCTGGGATGAAGTGAGACAGATGATAATTGCCAGTAATGATCTCTGGAATTCCTATCTGAAG GAATACCCAGATGCCGTGTTATATCGCAATAGAGCTCTCCCAAATTATAATGATTTATTCTTGATATTTGGATATACAAACAATAATGGAAGACTGGATTATTCTAGTCGATCAGTGGCTGTTGACGGCTATTTCATGGGACTAGATGTTG CAGATGAGGACATGCTATCCCTGGCTAATTATGATCCTCTACAGATAAACTGGACAAAAGCAATGGAAGTTTATTTCATTCAACTCCTGTTAGAGCAGGTGCTTAGAGGGAATAAGATTGGTCAGACATTGAATGAGCAAGCATGGTCCTGGGTAATTGTCTCATTCAGTGAAAAGTTTGGCCTTCTATGTGACAAAGATGTTGCCGAAAACTGGTATCTAAGCTTGATGGAAGAGTACAAcaacatcacagatcttctcaATCAGAATGGTTTTGCTTGGGATGAGATTGAACAAACAGTGGTAGCCAATGATAAGGAttggaaattttatttgaaG GAACATCCTGGTGCAATCAAGTATAAAGATAGAGTCTTGAATAGTTACAGTGATCTTTGCATGATTTACGGTAACGAATCACCTGTCGGAAGCTCAAGTTATTCAGGTACAGAAATGGAGATTCACAGCAATATTGCAGACATGGGGCTTGAATCTGATGACATGTTTGAGGATGCAACGAATCCAACCGGAGAATTTGAAACGTTGAATCATCGAAGAAAACGGAAACTTATAAATTCATCAAGCTCAGTAGGCTCAAGGAAAGTTCAAAGACAGAAGATGGAGAATCCAGAAGCGGTTGGGTTGAAGCCAAACATGGGAAGTGTGAAGGTAAAAGAATGCATGTCAATTGAAGTCATTGTTGATGCACTTCAAGCTATACCGGGAATGGACGACGAGCTCTTTTTAGAAGCCTGTAAACTTCTGGAAAAGGAGAAGAATGCTAAAGTGTTTGTGGCAATGGATGTAAACCAGCGCAGGAAATGGTTATTTAAAAAGCTCTATAGATAG
- the LOC136205669 gene encoding uncharacterized protein isoform X1 encodes MGSQVHPGGDRTRTNWTPIMERCFIDLMLVQMHRGNRMGHTFNKQAWTDMLTLFNAKFGTKYDRDILKSHYTNLWKQYNDVKNLLEQNGFSWDDARKMVIADDAIWDAFIKAHPDAQCYKRKSLMNFNDLCLIYAYTAADGRYSRSSHDVDLDDDIQGLNIGSLVPPKTEREKTDWTQEMDRYFIELMLDQLKKGNGRDKTFSKQAWKHMLCLFNGNFGSQYGKSFLKLRFKKLFKYYCDIKSLLERKGFSWDERQQVVVADDAVWANCIEGCPDAHSYRRKTLLNYQDLSVIYGNKVVNGHRDHLHYNKSFEDCNVQVNHAAEKDIYSSARTNVLRPPWIPEMDRYLIDLLQDQALQGNKIGHDLTIEAWNEIIRLFNEKFMSRYGKEILKKRYEHLRRQFNCINFLLEQNGFSWDENQEMVTAEDYVWDSFIKVHSDARSYRNICVPSYHKLCVIFGEESSNGRYSHMTHNVDMDNKGPVVTFGEAVQCYANGDHSRTDWTPSMDRYFIDLMLKQVSIGDKIGYTFGNQAWIDMTMLFKEKFEVEVDKHNLKSRYRSLGKLFDHMKNLLGERRFSSDEEKQLVRAYSDVWDAYTEENPDVRSYRTERKPNYNDLHLIYGNSSLDEGENQSGPAANLNKSHYHRVVWNLQMDRFFIDLMLEHVRQGSIVKLRFTKQAWSDIMAKFSSEFGSQHDKDVLKSRFMNLRKLFNYMKNLLDRKGFAWDEVRQMIIASNDLWNSYLKEYPDAVLYRNRALPNYNDLFLIFGYTNNNGRLDYSSRSVAVDGYFMGLDVADEDMLSLANYDPLQINWTKAMEVYFIQLLLEQVLRGNKIGQTLNEQAWSWVIVSFSEKFGLLCDKDVAENWYLSLMEEYNNITDLLNQNGFAWDEIEQTVVANDKDWKFYLKEHPGAIKYKDRVLNSYSDLCMIYGNESPVGSSSYSGTEMEIHSNIADMGLESDDMFEDATNPTGEFETLNHRRKRKLINSSSSVGSRKVQRQKMENPEAVGLKPNMGSVKVKECMSIEVIVDALQAIPGMDDELFLEACKLLEKEKNAKVFVAMDVNQRRKWLFKKLYR; translated from the exons ATGGGCAGCCAGGTCCATCCAGGTGGCGATCGAACAAGGACAAATTGGACCCCGATAATGGAACGCTGTTTTATTGATCTCATGTTAGTTCAGATGCATAGGGGCAACAGAATGGGTCATACCTTCAACAAGCAAGCTTGGACAgatatgctgactttgttcaaTGCAAAATTCGGGACTAAATATGACAGAGATATACTGAAAAGTCACTATACAAATTTATGGAAGCAATACAATGATGTGAAGAATCTCCTTGAGCAGAATGGATTTTCTTGGGATGATGCTCGAAAAATGGTGATAGCTGATGATGCTATCTGGGATGCTTTTATCAAG GCTCACCCTGATGCACAGTGCTACAAGAGAAAGTCTTTGATGAACTTCAATGATCTCTGCTTGATATATGCATATACAGCAGCAGATGGACGGTACAGCCGTTCTAGTCATGATGTGGACTTAGATGATGATATACAAGGGCTGAATATTG GTAGCCTTGTCCCACCAAAAACTGAGCGTGAGAAAACAGATTGGACACAAGAAATGGATCGATATTTTATTGAGCTTATGTTGGACCAACTGAAAAAGGGCAATGGAAGAGATAAGACATTCAGCAAGCAAGCATGGAAACACATGCTTTGTTTGTTTAATGGAAACTTTGGTTCTCAATATGGAAAAAGTTTTTTGAAGCTAAGGTTTAAGAAATTGTTTAAGTACTATTGTGATATAAAAAGCCTACTAGAAAGAAAAGGATTTTCTTGGGATGAAAGACAGCAGGTGGTAGTGGCTGATGATGCTGTTTGGGCGAATTGTATTGAG GGATGCCCAGATGCACATTCTTACCGGAGAAAGACCTTATTGAACTATCAGGACTTGAGCGTGATTTATGGAAATAAAGTAGTCAATGGTCATCGAGATCACTTGCATTATAATAAGAGCTTTGAAGATTGCAATGTACAAGTTAATCATG CTGCTGAAAAGGACATTTATTCCTCTGCTCGAACAAATGTTCTTCGACCTCCCTGGATACCAGAAATGGATCGTTATCTGATTGATCTGCTGCAAGACCAGGCACTCCAAGGGAATAAGATTGGACATGATTTGACAATAGAGGCTTGGAATGAAATAATCAGGTTGTTCAATGAAAAATTTATGTCACGTTATGGAAAAGAAATTCtgaagaagcggtatgaacaTTTGAGGAGGCAATTTAATTGCATAAACTTTCTTCTTGAGCAGAATGGTTTCTCTTGGGATGAAAATCAGGAGATGGTAACTGCTGAAGATTATGTTTGGGATTCCTTTATTAAG GTGCATTCTGATGCTCGATCATATAGAAATATATGTGTGCCAAGCTATCACAAGCTATGTGTTATATTTGGTGAAGAAAGTTCCAATGGAAGATACAGCCATATGACTCATAATGTAGATATGGACAATAAAGGCCCAGTTGTTACGTTTG GAGAGGCTGTCCAGTGTTATGCAAATGGTGATCATTCGAGAACAGACTGGACACCTTCAATGGACCGATATTTTATTGACCTTATGTTAAAGCAAGTGAGCATAGGGGATAAGATTGGTTACACTTTTGGTAATCAAGCTTGGATAGATATGACCATGCTGTTCAAGGAAAAATTTGAAGTAGAAGTTGACAAACATAATTTAAAGAGTCGTTACAGAAGTTTAGGAAAATTGTTCGATCATATGAAGAATCTACTTGGCGAGAGAAGATTTTCTTCGGATGAAGAGAAGCAGCTAGTCAGAGCATATAGTGATGTTTGGGATGCCTATACAGAg GAAAATCCAGATGTCAGATCCTACAGAACTGAACGCAAGCCAAATTACAATGACTTGCACTTGATTTATGGAAATTCGAGTTTGGATGAAGGGGAAAATCAATCGGGTCCAG CGGCTAATCTTAACAAAAGCCATTACCACAGAGTTGTTTGGAATCTGCAAATGGACCGGTTTTTCATTGATCTGATGCTTGAACATGTTCGTCAGGGAAGTATAGTTAAGCTAAGATTTACTAAGCAAGCATGGAGTGACATAATGGCAAAGTTCAGTTCTGAATTTGGATCTCAGCATGACAAAGATGTCTTAAAGAGTCGTTTTATGAATTTGAGGAAGCTCTTCAATTATATGAAAAACTTACTTGATCGAAAAGGTTTTGCCTGGGATGAAGTGAGACAGATGATAATTGCCAGTAATGATCTCTGGAATTCCTATCTGAAG GAATACCCAGATGCCGTGTTATATCGCAATAGAGCTCTCCCAAATTATAATGATTTATTCTTGATATTTGGATATACAAACAATAATGGAAGACTGGATTATTCTAGTCGATCAGTGGCTGTTGACGGCTATTTCATGGGACTAGATGTTG CAGATGAGGACATGCTATCCCTGGCTAATTATGATCCTCTACAGATAAACTGGACAAAAGCAATGGAAGTTTATTTCATTCAACTCCTGTTAGAGCAGGTGCTTAGAGGGAATAAGATTGGTCAGACATTGAATGAGCAAGCATGGTCCTGGGTAATTGTCTCATTCAGTGAAAAGTTTGGCCTTCTATGTGACAAAGATGTTGCCGAAAACTGGTATCTAAGCTTGATGGAAGAGTACAAcaacatcacagatcttctcaATCAGAATGGTTTTGCTTGGGATGAGATTGAACAAACAGTGGTAGCCAATGATAAGGAttggaaattttatttgaaG GAACATCCTGGTGCAATCAAGTATAAAGATAGAGTCTTGAATAGTTACAGTGATCTTTGCATGATTTACGGTAACGAATCACCTGTCGGAAGCTCAAGTTATTCAGGTACAGAAATGGAGATTCACAGCAATATTGCAGACATGGGGCTTGAATCTGATGACATGTTTGAGGATGCAACGAATCCAACCGGAGAATTTGAAACGTTGAATCATCGAAGAAAACGGAAACTTATAAATTCATCAAGCTCAGTAGGCTCAAGGAAAGTTCAAAGACAGAAGATGGAGAATCCAGAAGCGGTTGGGTTGAAGCCAAACATGGGAAGTGTGAAGGTAAAAGAATGCATGTCAATTGAAGTCATTGTTGATGCACTTCAAGCTATACCGGGAATGGACGACGAGCTCTTTTTAGAAGCCTGTAAACTTCTGGAAAAGGAGAAGAATGCTAAAGTGTTTGTGGCAATGGATGTAAACCAGCGCAGGAAATGGTTATTTAAAAAGCTCTATAGATAG